From the Devosia sp. FJ2-5-3 genome, the window TAACGGTCCGCGCCGGTCGCTATGGCCCCTATGTCAACCAGGGCAAGATCAACGCCACCATCCCCAAGGACGTCAAACCCGAGGATGTCACGCTCGATCAGGCTATCGCCTGGATCGCCGCCCGCGCCGAGGTCACCGGCACTAAGGTGAAAAAGGCTCCGGCCAAGAAGGCAGCTGCCAAAAAACCCGCAGCGAAAAAGGCGACCACCAAGAAGGCCGCCGCTGACGACGAGGCAGCTGAAAAGAAGCCCGCCGCCAAAAGAGCCGCCCCTAAAAAGGCCGCCGCCAAAAAGTCCACCGTCACCGACGAAGACGTGCCGTTCTAAGAAAATGAGGGCGCGGCGCTCGCGCCACGCCCACTCTGCTCCTCCCCCTTCACAGGGGGAGGCCCGGTGGGGGCTTTTTCACCCCATCGTCCGCCCGATCACGCTCATCCAGTTCCCCAGCGCAATTTTTCGCACCAGCTCGTCGCCAAACCCCTTGTCGAGCAGCGCCTGGAGCAGTTTCTGCACGCCGGTGACGTCCTTGATCGGCGCCGGCATGGTGGCCCCGTCGAAATCGCTGCCCAGCGCCACGCCGTCCTCGCCCAGCGCTTCGACCAGCGCCTCGACATGGCGAACCATCAACTCGATTTCCATATCCGGCTCCATCTTGCCGTCCGGCCGCAAGAAGCCCGTGGCATAATTGAGCCCGACGACGCCACCACTCTCGCGGATGGCGGCCAGCTGCCAGTCCATCAGATTTCGCGTCGATGGGCAGATGGCATGGACGTTGGAGTGGGTCGCCACCAGCGGCTTGGAGGAGACCGCTGCTACATCGCGAAAACCAGCGGCGTTGAGATGGCTGAGGTCGATCATGATCCCCATGCGGTCGCACACGCGGACGAGTTCCTTGCCCGCATCGGAAAGACCCGGCCCGATATCGGGCGTGCTGTCATGGCGGAAGGGTACGCCGGTGCCAAACGCATTGGCGCGGCTCCAGGTGATGCCCAGCGAGCGGAACCCGGCGGCGTAAAGCACTTCGAGGGCATTGAACTCGGTATCGATCGCCTCGGCGCCTTCGTGGTGATAGATCGCCGCCAGCTTTCCGGCGTCCATGGCCCCCTGCAATTCGGCTGCGTTGCGGCACACTTGCAGCGCCCCCGCCCGCTCCAGTTGGAACATCAGCGCCGCCATGCCATTGGTCGTGCGCTGCGCCTCGGCGATGTCGAGCTCGGGCGGCAATTGCCCCCCGGAGGTCGTGGGCGCGGACGCTACGGCGCCGAGATTGGTTTTCAGCGGCGGCGGGAACATGGCGAAGAACCCGCCCACCATGCCAGCCGCCTTGGCCCGCGGCAAATCGATATGCGCCTCTGCCATGCCCTGGGTAAAGAGCTCCACCTTATTGGGGCGCGCGTCATCGAAGAGACGCAGCAACGTATCATTGTGGCCGTCGAAGAAGGGAATGGTCATGGAATCGCCTGCAGTTGAAGCCCGCATTTCAACCTGCCCCCACCTCTCACCGCAAGGGCGCGGTCTCTCGCGGGCAGGAAGGCAACGTCCCGGCGCTTGAGGCATTTGGCAAATGCCGGCTGATCACCTACATATCGCTCAACATGAAGAACAAAAAACCAATCAAACAAAAGAACACCTCGGGCCCTCGCCGGAGTGAGCAGCCGCGCGCCGATGCTCTTCCGACGCGCGAGCAGCTTCTCGAAGCTCTTGCCCAGGATGCTGACATCAAGGGCAAGCGCGATCTTGCCAAGGTGTTCGGCATTCGCGGCGACATGCGGCGACCCTTCAAGGCGATGCTGGCCGAGCTTGAGGGCGACGGCATCATCACCCGCACCCGCAAGGCGCTGCGGCGCACCGCCGCCCTGCCCCATGTCACCGTGCTCGACATTCCCTCCGATGCCGATCCCGACAATCTGCATGCCTTCCCGGCGCAGTGGAACGAGGAAGAAGGCGAAAAGCCCCGCGTCGCCGTCGTTCCCGGCCGTGATGCCCGAGTCGTGCCCGCCCCTGGCGATCGCATCCTCGCCCGCATCGATGCCGGCGATGGCGAAATCCCTGTCTACACCGCCAAGCCGATGAAGGTGCTCGACAAGCCCCGTCGCGCCCATATCGGCATCGTCCGCATGGACAATGAAGGCGCCCGCCTCATCCCCATTGATCGCAAGCAGAAGGAAATGCGCATTCCTCTCGGCGATCTGGGCACCTCCAAGGACGGCGATCTGGTCGAGGTCGAGGTCAAGCTCTCCGGCCGGCTGATGATTCCGCGTGCGAAGGTGACCAATGTCATCGGCAACCCCGCCTCCGAAGGCGCGGTATCGATGATCGCCATCCACAATCTCGAAATTCCCTATGTCTTCCCCACCAGCGTCATCCGCGAGGCCAAAGAAGCAAAGGAAGCCACCCTCAAGGGTAGAGAAGACTGGCGCGACCTTCCCCTCATCACTATCGATCCGCCTGACGCAAAGGACCATGACGACGCGGTTCACGCCGCGCCCGATGATGATCCGAACAATGATGGCGGCTTTGTCGTCACCGTCGCCATCGCCGACGTCGCCGCCTATGTCACGCCGGGCTCTGCCCTCGACCGCGAGGCCTATCTGCGCGGCAATTCGGTCTATTTCCCA encodes:
- a CDS encoding dipeptidase — protein: MTIPFFDGHNDTLLRLFDDARPNKVELFTQGMAEAHIDLPRAKAAGMVGGFFAMFPPPLKTNLGAVASAPTTSGGQLPPELDIAEAQRTTNGMAALMFQLERAGALQVCRNAAELQGAMDAGKLAAIYHHEGAEAIDTEFNALEVLYAAGFRSLGITWSRANAFGTGVPFRHDSTPDIGPGLSDAGKELVRVCDRMGIMIDLSHLNAAGFRDVAAVSSKPLVATHSNVHAICPSTRNLMDWQLAAIRESGGVVGLNYATGFLRPDGKMEPDMEIELMVRHVEALVEALGEDGVALGSDFDGATMPAPIKDVTGVQKLLQALLDKGFGDELVRKIALGNWMSVIGRTMG